The DNA sequence AGGGGAAGGCAGGGTCAAAACCTGCAGAAACATCGGCCGAAAGCATATATGAGTTGGCAAATGCCCTTCTAACATCAATATCCCTATAGTTTTTGTTTAAGGCAGCTATTTCTGCAACCATATTTTCAAAATAGAGAGCCTGCATACCCGTATTTCCTACGGAACCGATTTCTTCCTTATCGGCAAAAAGAGCCGCTGCCGTTCTTTTTGGAGATTCCACTTCCAAAATAGCTTTTAAGGTTGTATAAGCACAAACCCTGTCATCGTGGCCGTGACCGGCAATGAGGGAGCTGTCAAAACCTACATTTCGGGCCTTTCCTGCCGGAACAACTTCCAGCTCTGCAACCCTAAAATCTTCTTCCACTATGCCGTATTTTTCATTAAGGATTTTTAAGATATTTTCCTTTATAGGATCCTTTGACTCTTCTTTTTTATCGTCTTTTTTTTCTTTTGAAGCAGGCTTTTGATTTCCTACAAGGATATTAAGCTGCTCGCCGGTTATTCCTTCAGACATTGTTTCCTGAAGCTGCTTTTTTGACAGGTGTATCAAAAGGTCATTTATAAAAAGAACAGGGTCTTTTTCGTCTTCACCTATGCAAATATCAACTTTTTTTCCTTCTTTTGTAAAGATAACCCCGTGAATAGCCAGAGGAATTGTAGTCCACTGGTACTTTTTTACACCGCCGTAATAGTGAGTCTTTAAAAAAGCCATATTTGACTCTTCAAAAAGAGGCATTTGCTTTAAGTCGAGGCGGGGGCTGTCTATATGAGCTCCGATAATATTCATACCCTGAGTAATATCATCACCCAAAACCATCAAAACAACGGATTTTTCCTTATTGTTTAGATAAACCTTTGTTCCTTTTTTTGCCGAACCGCTTTTTACAACTTCTTCAAGAGACTTAAAGCCGTGCTTTTTAGCCTGCTTTATAATCTCTACAGTACATTCTCTTTCGGTTTTTCCATTGTTCAAAAAATCCAAATAACTATCTGAAAGTTTTCCTAATTCGGAAAGTTCAGCCTTTGTCAAGTTTTCCCACGCAGATTTCTGCTTATAAGATAAATCCATAACGCACCTCTTTGATTTTTACCGTAATTTACGGTTTTTATACCGTTTTAGTATATACCTTTTTTGAATTTTAGAAAAGCAGGGAGATTTTTGTATTATATTTTTATGATGCAAAAATAATAAATCTTGACATATTATAAAAATTTATGTAGATTTATACAAATCAAGGAGTTTGATGATGAAAAAAACATGTATATTTTTAATCTTTTTACTTATGGTAATTTTTTCCGCTTCATGTAACACAAAATCTACAGAAAATATTATCAGAATGGACGGTTCCCGGCTGGAAACAATTTTGAACGATGAAACGGAACGGGGAAAGTATCTTATAATCGATGTCCGTGAAGACTATGAATATAAGGCAGGCCATGTGCCTTACTCAATAAATATAAGCGTACAAGAAATAGAAAGCCGAATTTCAGAAATTTCCGATTGGAAAGAAAAAAATGTAATTGTCATATGCCGCAGCGGCAGAAGAAGCCGAACAGCAGCCGAAATTTTAGTAAAACACGGATTCAAGAAAATATTTGATGCAGACGGCGTAAGCAAATACAACTACAAATTGGAAAAATAAACCACTGTATGTAATCTTTGATTTTATAAAAAACTCGATAAAAGGGCTTGCCTAAAAAGCGATTATATGGCAATATAACCCTTTAGGAGATATATCGTGTCAAACAAAATTAGAATTGAAGATGAAGAACAATTAATTTCTTCCTTAAAAGATCTTATCGAGGCGATCAAAACACAGGAAAATCCTGAAGAATTAAACCTATATCGCCGAATCTTTAAAAAAGCAGTCCCGCTCACGATGCGGTCTTATGTTGCCGCCTACCTTATTAAACAAGCGGGAATCGGGGGCAGCCGCATTTATAAAAAAGACAACCGAAACGGCTTAGGAAAAGGTACTTTTAAACAAAACTCTGCAAGACCGTCAAGACCTAAAGTCATATTGGCAGAAGAAGAGTCAACAAGTCTTTTTATCGGTGTAGGCCGAAAAAGAGGAATTTTTCCAAAAGATATTATAACTTTGTTGATTCAGGGAGCCGGTATTTCACGTGAACACATCGGCGACATAAGAATTTTAGATAATTACTGCTTTGTTCAAGTTATGCAGGATGAAGCTGAAAATATCATCGAAAAACTTAACAACAGCTATTACCGAGGAAAGAATTTAACGGTTAGTCATTCAAGAAGACCGGAGGATGAAAATTTTGAAGATTCCGAAACCTTTGAAAATATAGAAAATTACGCAGAAGAAGAAAATAACCATAGTCAAACTGAAAGTGCAGTATAGACTTAAGACAGCCCCTCTTAAAAAGAGGGGCTTTTTTTATAAAACACAAAAAAAAGGGGCTGAGCACGCAAGAGCCGCACTTTTGGCGCTTATAGCGCTGTTCGGTATAACCGCTTTCCCTAACAAAGCGGACGGAAGCGGAAGAGCGATTTCCATAAGTTTCAAATTCCTTTCACTTGAAAAGAGTCGGTAAATCGTATATATTAGCAATAAGATACTAATAATAAGCTAAGGAGAAAGGCAAAAATCCCCTTAAAAGAAATGAATAAAAAACTTTTTTTTGCCATTTTAATCATATTTTTTTTCTCAAGTTCTTTTTATGCTCAAAAAGTCAGCGAAAAAAAGGATATTGCCGTCTTTGCAACTTCCTATTACGGCCGGCATATTCCAAGCGAATTTATTGAAATGATTGATGAAGCGGTTATGAATGTTTTTTTTAACCTTGAACGTTTTAATATAATAGGCTTGGAATATAGGCTTGCCTCAACAGACGTAGACATATTTATTGAGCTTATAAACCGCTCAAGAGAAGAAAACACAGAACTGCCCGAATCCGTTTTAATGGGCTTAGAAGCCTTTACAAAAGAAGACTGGGAAAAAACAGTCAATTCTTATTATGTGGTGATGCCTATAATTACAGATTATTCAATTTCGATGGAACGATATGATGATTTGTTTTTGGGAGAAACGGACGGATATAGGGTAGAAATTGCTTTGGAATTCTACATATATTCTTCAAAAGAAGATTTAAGAGAAAAAATTGATATAAACGTAAGTTCCATAGACAGAACCTATGAGAAAGCATACAGCACGGCACTTAAAAATCTATCGGAAAAATTGGATCTTGAGCTGCGTAAGATAGAAGCCTTTACCATAAAAACAGGCATAATCAAGACAGAAAAAGGAAGCGTTCACTTTGAACTCGGAAAAAAAA is a window from the Treponema denticola genome containing:
- a CDS encoding rhodanese-like domain-containing protein, with protein sequence MKKTCIFLIFLLMVIFSASCNTKSTENIIRMDGSRLETILNDETERGKYLIIDVREDYEYKAGHVPYSINISVQEIESRISEISDWKEKNVIVICRSGRRSRTAAEILVKHGFKKIFDADGVSKYNYKLEK
- a CDS encoding aminopeptidase, producing MDLSYKQKSAWENLTKAELSELGKLSDSYLDFLNNGKTERECTVEIIKQAKKHGFKSLEEVVKSGSAKKGTKVYLNNKEKSVVLMVLGDDITQGMNIIGAHIDSPRLDLKQMPLFEESNMAFLKTHYYGGVKKYQWTTIPLAIHGVIFTKEGKKVDICIGEDEKDPVLFINDLLIHLSKKQLQETMSEGITGEQLNILVGNQKPASKEKKDDKKEESKDPIKENILKILNEKYGIVEEDFRVAELEVVPAGKARNVGFDSSLIAGHGHDDRVCAYTTLKAILEVESPKRTAAALFADKEEIGSVGNTGMQALYFENMVAEIAALNKNYRDIDVRRAFANSYMLSADVSAGFDPAFPSVFEKMNSAYVGNGICINKYTGSGGKGGSNDANAEFLQKVRKIFDDNKVVWQTAELGKIDAGGGGTIAYIIAKYGAEVVDCGVPVLSMHAPFEILSKADLYMAYKAYRAFYK
- a CDS encoding DbpA RNA binding domain-containing protein, which produces MSNKIRIEDEEQLISSLKDLIEAIKTQENPEELNLYRRIFKKAVPLTMRSYVAAYLIKQAGIGGSRIYKKDNRNGLGKGTFKQNSARPSRPKVILAEEESTSLFIGVGRKRGIFPKDIITLLIQGAGISREHIGDIRILDNYCFVQVMQDEAENIIEKLNNSYYRGKNLTVSHSRRPEDENFEDSETFENIENYAEEENNHSQTESAV